Proteins from one Cryptomeria japonica chromosome 4, Sugi_1.0, whole genome shotgun sequence genomic window:
- the LOC131028101 gene encoding germin-like protein subfamily T member 1: MKTTREIIKASLSCILWLSIIVAINASDPDPLQDFCVADTTQANVRVNGFVCKDPKAVNASDFLFRGLGNPLSTNNSFGFNITQANVQTLPGVNTLGISINHGVFAPGGLNPPHIHPRASEIIFVMEGTILVGFISTNNVLFSQKLEKGDVFVIPRGLVHFQQNVGASYAATITALNSQLPGVQVVASALFGANPPIPQGVLAKAFKVNDQQIKELIAGQGSTPASPPVGY, translated from the coding sequence ATGAAAACTACCAGAGAAATTATCAAAGCTTCCCTGAGCTGCATATTGTGGCTTTCCATAATCGTGGCAATTAATGCATCAGACCCAGATCCTCTGCAGGATTTCTGTGTGGCTGATACTACTCAAGCTAATGTGAGGGTCAACGGTTTTGTGTGCAAAGACCCAAAGGCAGTGAACGCATCAGATTTCTTGTTTAGGGGACTAGGTAATCCACTCTCAACCAACAATAGTTTTGGGTTTAATATCACACAAGCTAACGTTCAAACTTTGCCCGGAGTAAACACTCTTGGTATATCAATAAACCATGGAGTTTTTGCCCCTGGTGGTTTGAATCCCCCTCATATTCATCCTCGTGCTTCTGAGATCATATTTGTAATGGAAGGCACTATTTTGGTTGGTTTTATCAGCACAAATAATGTGTTGTTCTCACAAAAGTTGGAGAAAGGAGATGTGTTTGTGATTCCAAGGGGCTTAGTGCATTTTCAGCAGAACGTGGGGGCATCATATGCCGCAACAATTACTGCTCTTAACAGCCAGCTCCCTGGTGTTCAAGTGGTTGCATCTGCCCTCTTCGGAGCCAATCCTCCCATTCCTCAAGGTGTGTTGGCCAAGGCATTTAAAGTCAATGACCAACAGATCAAGGAGTTAATTGCTGGACAAGGCTCTACACCTGCATCACCACCTGTAGGGTATTAA